In the Corynebacterium kroppenstedtii genome, one interval contains:
- a CDS encoding YwiC-like family protein — protein MARAISPWVPNQHGAWAMLLLPIIMGICLGICTLVNGSPSAGVVIMGVSRSVVLLIAWAVGYFAFFAWGLWAKIPPPRNGRSSERKHQAFVATATYCAITLVAALITVALRPSLLLWAPAFAIVMGAALWEVVRKRPRSLLSGIATVVASVLMVPVADHTIRGSINGIAWWWTLILGIYFTGTIIYVKTMIRERNNPRYLTFSIGYHAIFVLVSLVFAVLASCGIVTELSPYTGRWLIVGAWLLVVAASISLFRSWAVPRSAHNGGKWSPKRVGKTEQLVTLGVVIALVL, from the coding sequence ATGGCGCGCGCGATTAGTCCCTGGGTACCTAACCAACATGGGGCGTGGGCAATGCTTCTGCTTCCCATCATCATGGGAATCTGCTTGGGCATTTGTACTCTGGTGAATGGTTCACCATCGGCCGGTGTAGTCATCATGGGTGTTTCCCGGTCGGTGGTGTTGTTAATAGCTTGGGCGGTCGGCTATTTTGCTTTTTTCGCGTGGGGGCTCTGGGCCAAAATACCGCCACCACGGAACGGCCGGTCGTCCGAGCGTAAGCACCAGGCTTTTGTAGCGACGGCTACGTATTGTGCAATCACGCTCGTGGCGGCGCTCATTACCGTGGCGCTTCGTCCGAGCTTGTTGCTGTGGGCACCCGCCTTTGCCATCGTCATGGGGGCTGCTCTGTGGGAAGTAGTCAGAAAGCGCCCGCGTTCTTTGCTTTCAGGTATAGCGACAGTGGTTGCGTCCGTATTAATGGTTCCCGTCGCCGACCACACGATCCGGGGCAGCATAAACGGAATCGCGTGGTGGTGGACCCTCATTTTAGGCATCTATTTCACGGGTACGATTATTTACGTCAAGACGATGATTCGGGAGCGCAACAATCCGCGCTATTTGACGTTCAGTATTGGATATCACGCAATATTTGTCCTTGTTTCCCTCGTGTTTGCTGTCTTAGCTTCGTGCGGGATTGTCACAGAATTGTCGCCCTATACAGGGCGGTGGTTGATCGTGGGAGCTTGGTTGCTTGTAGTTGCGGCCTCCATATCGCTGTTTCGTAGTTGGGCAGTGCCCCGCTCGGCGCACAACGGCGGGAAGTGGTCGCCGAAGCGGGTCGGGAAGACTGAGCAGCTCGTCACTCTTGGTGTCGTGATAGCGCTCGTTCTGTAG
- the rpsO gene encoding 30S ribosomal protein S15, with product MALSAAKKKEILSEFGLHETDTGSTEAQVALLTERIRQLTEHLREHKHDHHSRRGLMLLVGRRKRLLKYLAANDVDRYRNLIARLGLRR from the coding sequence ATGGCTTTGTCCGCTGCAAAGAAAAAAGAAATCCTTTCCGAGTTCGGTCTTCATGAGACCGACACCGGTTCAACCGAGGCTCAGGTTGCCTTGTTGACCGAGCGCATTCGTCAGCTGACGGAGCACCTTCGTGAGCACAAGCATGATCACCACTCACGTCGTGGGCTTATGCTCTTGGTCGGTCGTCGCAAGCGTTTGTTGAAGTACTTGGCTGCTAACGACGTCGATCGTTACCGTAACCTGATTGCCCGTTTAGGTCTCCGCCGCTAA
- a CDS encoding ABC transporter permease, protein MAQHKTALYARRFARNKLALIGVVGFLILVFASIFGPYISKWSYEEPDFLHLATAPSSEHWFGTSDSGNDLFAQTIHGLGRSLIIAVTVSLGVSILSALIGCVAALLGGIAEKIILTFIHFMLAIPSFLIIALLVSGSGGDWKLLILVLIIFGWIYPARVIWSMALSVKQNDYVKAAQYMGVNTPRIVIRHLIPNIGSLLIIQFALGVPATVMTETGLSFLGLGVKLPDVSLGTLLTVGTGAVDASPWQFYFPALILTLLTISMAFIADGLRDALDPYSAAGGHVS, encoded by the coding sequence ATGGCTCAGCATAAAACTGCCTTATACGCGCGTCGTTTCGCACGAAACAAACTGGCCCTTATCGGCGTCGTTGGTTTTCTTATTTTGGTTTTCGCTTCGATTTTTGGACCATATATTTCGAAGTGGAGTTATGAGGAACCGGATTTTCTCCACCTAGCCACTGCCCCTAGTTCTGAACATTGGTTTGGAACCTCAGACTCTGGAAATGATCTCTTCGCCCAGACAATCCACGGATTAGGACGGTCACTCATTATCGCTGTGACGGTCTCTCTCGGTGTGTCTATTCTCTCCGCGCTCATCGGATGTGTAGCGGCGCTCTTGGGTGGTATTGCAGAAAAGATCATTTTGACCTTCATTCACTTTATGTTGGCCATCCCCTCCTTCTTGATCATCGCTCTACTAGTTTCTGGTTCGGGCGGGGACTGGAAACTATTGATCTTAGTTCTGATCATTTTCGGATGGATTTACCCAGCGCGCGTCATTTGGTCAATGGCGTTATCGGTCAAACAGAACGACTATGTCAAAGCAGCACAATATATGGGTGTTAACACTCCCCGCATTGTGATTAGGCACCTTATTCCCAATATTGGTTCGCTCTTAATTATCCAATTTGCACTCGGAGTTCCCGCCACGGTGATGACAGAAACAGGTTTATCATTCCTCGGGCTAGGAGTGAAGCTTCCCGACGTGTCCCTGGGCACTCTTCTAACGGTCGGTACCGGAGCTGTCGACGCATCACCGTGGCAGTTCTACTTCCCGGCTCTGATCCTTACACTCCTGACAATTTCCATGGCGTTTATCGCTGACGGCCTGCGCGATGCTCTGGATCCCTATTCTGCTGCTGGAGGACATGTCTCATGA
- a CDS encoding ABC transporter family substrate-binding protein, with product MRMHRDRAIHHPATSSSEGKTVNVPLLVSLRHSVRHAQRRVRAKVIMALVVIVSTSSMPLAACGYNDDASSSHRGYDHIADYKPTSRDQIKDGGHLNLAIDELTTQENPFHGDGTSYTTTIWSYYNPELAMYTPRGEFSPNHDYVTDIKEDTSSGKTVLTYTINPRAVYNDGTPIDWRAFENTWKANNGTDEDYIPSSTDGYKLIESVTPGENDKQAVVTFSQVYPWWKGLFNILLPPQVSDAKTFNNAYKSTLHPEWGAGPYTVDHVNFKKGEVVFKRNDKWWGDKGKLDSITFRQMEPQASINALRAGEIDATSVGSRERLKTAEKMGKLVDIRTGAAPSTSLITLNAKSDILSDINVRKAVMTGIDRSQLATIRFNGMGYSEKLPGSFQLFSRQKGYDDNFGAVVKFNKDEAQQILEQDGWKRGSDGVRRKDGKKLQLKYVLLGDDSLSRATAQATQKMMSDIGVQLSIQERPSSEFSDVVTRRDFDMFPMGFSQSDPYGVAYFQQTYASDSQLNRSGTGTAEMDEKINELQKLPTEDEQIRRANELEKEAFARYGIMPVTNGPSITAANPDLVNFGPKFFGNVKLQDIGWKKK from the coding sequence ATGCGCATGCATCGTGATCGAGCGATCCATCACCCCGCCACATCTTCGTCGGAAGGTAAAACCGTGAACGTCCCCTTACTCGTGTCCCTGCGGCACTCCGTTCGACACGCACAACGGCGCGTGCGCGCGAAGGTCATCATGGCCCTCGTCGTCATTGTTTCGACATCAAGTATGCCTCTGGCTGCATGCGGTTATAACGACGACGCTAGCAGTTCACACCGGGGATATGACCACATTGCTGACTACAAACCGACGAGCCGAGACCAGATAAAAGATGGTGGGCATCTCAATTTAGCTATTGACGAATTAACGACCCAAGAGAATCCTTTCCATGGCGACGGTACGAGCTACACCACCACGATCTGGTCGTATTACAACCCCGAATTGGCTATGTACACCCCGCGCGGTGAGTTCTCTCCGAACCACGACTATGTGACTGATATCAAGGAAGACACAAGTTCTGGCAAAACGGTTCTGACCTACACCATCAATCCGCGTGCTGTGTACAACGACGGCACACCGATTGACTGGCGTGCTTTTGAAAACACGTGGAAAGCAAACAACGGGACTGATGAGGATTACATCCCCTCCTCCACCGATGGGTACAAACTCATCGAATCTGTAACTCCCGGCGAGAACGATAAACAAGCAGTAGTGACGTTCTCCCAGGTATATCCCTGGTGGAAAGGTCTATTCAACATTCTGCTCCCCCCACAAGTTTCAGATGCTAAGACGTTCAATAACGCATATAAAAGCACTCTGCATCCTGAATGGGGTGCTGGGCCCTACACTGTTGACCACGTCAACTTTAAAAAAGGCGAAGTCGTCTTTAAACGTAACGATAAGTGGTGGGGCGATAAAGGAAAACTCGATTCCATTACGTTCCGGCAGATGGAACCACAAGCGTCGATCAATGCCTTACGTGCCGGTGAAATCGACGCGACCTCGGTAGGTAGCCGTGAGCGGCTCAAGACAGCAGAAAAAATGGGCAAGCTTGTCGATATTCGTACCGGGGCCGCACCGTCCACGTCACTGATCACTCTCAATGCGAAGTCAGATATTCTCTCCGACATCAACGTTCGTAAGGCGGTCATGACGGGCATTGATCGGTCACAGCTTGCCACCATTAGGTTCAATGGCATGGGGTACTCAGAGAAACTGCCCGGATCGTTCCAGCTCTTTAGCCGTCAAAAAGGGTATGACGACAACTTCGGTGCCGTCGTGAAGTTCAATAAAGACGAAGCGCAACAGATACTTGAGCAGGACGGGTGGAAACGTGGGTCCGACGGTGTGCGGAGGAAAGACGGTAAAAAACTGCAATTGAAGTACGTGTTACTTGGGGATGACAGCCTTTCTCGGGCAACGGCCCAAGCAACACAAAAGATGATGTCCGATATTGGTGTGCAGCTATCGATCCAGGAACGGCCAAGCTCGGAGTTTTCCGACGTGGTCACGCGTCGTGACTTCGATATGTTCCCGATGGGATTTAGCCAGTCGGATCCGTATGGCGTCGCTTATTTCCAACAGACCTATGCATCTGATTCTCAGTTGAATCGCTCCGGAACTGGTACCGCAGAGATGGACGAAAAGATTAATGAGCTGCAGAAACTTCCGACCGAAGATGAACAGATTCGTCGGGCCAATGAACTCGAAAAAGAGGCGTTCGCGCGTTACGGGATTATGCCGGTGACTAATGGGCCGTCCATTACGGCGGCTAATCCGGATCTCGTTAACTTTGGTCCTAAGTTCTTCGGCAACGTCAAACTGCAGGACATTGGCTGGAAGAAGAAGTAG
- a CDS encoding bifunctional riboflavin kinase/FAD synthetase, producing the protein MDIWHGLDNIPQSLEASVVTIGVFDGVHRGHRRLIGTAVRRARELHVPCVLMTFEPHPVKVFAPERTPRLLGSLKDRQAMAEELGVDYFLTVDFTRSLAALSPTEYIEQVLVQQLHARAIVVGENFTFGHKAAGTSQTLETEGPRYGCDVDIVPLLSEDGHTISSTFIRSQLDQGHVDEAAWALGRPYSVYGEVEHGAGRGGRELGYPTANLYINPERALPADGVYAGWFTIDPGETVDGDMEPGVRYPTAISVGMNPTFNDDRRSVESFVLDKHADLYGLHATVEFIGYVRGMETFSGVDELLAAMHRDVDAVRAMTARK; encoded by the coding sequence GTGGATATTTGGCACGGGTTGGATAACATACCGCAGTCCCTCGAAGCGTCCGTCGTTACTATTGGTGTGTTCGATGGTGTTCATCGTGGGCATCGTCGGCTTATCGGTACTGCTGTCCGTCGTGCTCGTGAACTGCATGTTCCCTGTGTGTTGATGACATTCGAACCTCACCCGGTCAAGGTGTTTGCGCCGGAACGTACTCCACGGCTCTTGGGAAGTTTGAAGGATCGTCAAGCGATGGCCGAAGAGCTGGGCGTGGATTATTTCTTGACCGTTGATTTCACGCGAAGCTTGGCTGCCTTGAGCCCAACTGAGTACATCGAGCAGGTCCTTGTTCAGCAGCTCCATGCCAGGGCCATCGTGGTTGGTGAGAACTTCACGTTTGGTCACAAAGCGGCAGGCACGTCTCAGACACTGGAAACTGAAGGACCTCGGTATGGATGCGATGTTGATATTGTCCCGCTGTTGAGTGAGGACGGTCATACGATTTCCTCGACATTCATTCGTTCTCAACTTGACCAAGGACATGTCGACGAGGCCGCGTGGGCTCTCGGGCGTCCGTATTCCGTCTATGGCGAGGTTGAACACGGCGCCGGGCGGGGTGGCCGGGAACTGGGATATCCCACGGCCAATCTCTATATCAACCCGGAGCGTGCGTTGCCCGCAGATGGCGTCTATGCCGGCTGGTTCACGATTGATCCTGGTGAGACCGTCGATGGAGATATGGAACCGGGAGTTCGGTATCCAACCGCCATTTCGGTGGGGATGAACCCAACATTTAACGACGATCGTCGGTCGGTTGAATCTTTTGTGCTTGATAAGCACGCGGATTTGTACGGTTTGCATGCGACAGTCGAGTTCATCGGTTATGTCCGGGGAATGGAAACATTTTCGGGTGTTGACGAGCTTCTCGCTGCCATGCACCGCGACGTTGACGCAGTAAGGGCGATGACGGCTCGGAAGTAG
- a CDS encoding polyribonucleotide nucleotidyltransferase, with protein sequence MTNNHSVFYDEEFGTHSVEATIDNGDFGSRTIRLETGQLARQANGSVVAYLDEDTMMLSTTTASSKPREGFDFFPLTVDVEERMYAAGRIPGSFFRREGRPGTDAILACRLIDRPLRPTFVKGLRNEVQVIVTVMSLDPKDMYDVVAINAASASTQLSGLPVSGPVGGVRMALIVDDDHEDGQWVAFPTREQHESAVFEMVVAGRLTDEQVPEKPRKGRRRGRKSSPRKKTDNVAIMMVEAGATETVVDRVNDGAPAPTESIVAEGIEAAKPFIAELCGAQQALRQAVDPETEEFPLFPPYGADILAAVDSESKGRISDIMSIADKQERDEALASDMDDTVEALLEEFPEREAEIRAAHNAVTKEVVRSRILADGFRIDGRGVEDIRDLDVEVDLVPRAHGSSLFQRGETQILGVTTLDTLKMEQQVDSLGPVDHRRYIHHYNFPPYSTGETGRVGSPKRREIGHGALAERALMPMIPSRDDFPYTIRQVSEALGSNGSTSMGSVCASTLSLYNAGVPLKAPVAGIAMGLVSGEVNGKMTYVTLTDILGAEDAFGDMDFKVAGTEDFITALQLDTKLDGIPSDVLAGALKQAREARLEILNTMAEVIDEPDPMSDYAPRITTISVPVSKIGEVIGPKGKNINQITEDTGARVSIEDDGTVFISATSGGSADAAVDRINEIANPQLPKVGERFLGTVVKTTAFGAFVSILPNRDGLVHISKLGGKKRIEKVEDVVKVGDKLEVEIADIDNRGKISLVPVDD encoded by the coding sequence ATGACCAATAATCACTCCGTTTTTTATGACGAAGAGTTTGGCACCCATTCTGTCGAAGCCACGATTGATAATGGCGACTTCGGCTCACGCACTATTCGATTAGAGACCGGACAACTAGCTCGCCAGGCGAATGGCTCCGTCGTTGCGTATCTCGATGAAGACACCATGATGTTGTCGACGACGACCGCGTCATCCAAACCTCGAGAGGGCTTTGACTTCTTCCCGTTGACCGTAGACGTGGAAGAGCGCATGTATGCCGCTGGACGTATTCCTGGCTCTTTCTTCCGCCGGGAAGGCCGCCCAGGCACCGACGCTATTTTGGCGTGCCGCCTGATCGACCGCCCGTTGCGTCCGACCTTTGTGAAGGGACTGCGCAACGAGGTTCAGGTTATCGTCACCGTGATGTCCTTGGACCCGAAAGACATGTACGACGTCGTCGCGATCAACGCGGCATCTGCGTCGACCCAGCTTTCGGGGCTGCCCGTGTCGGGCCCGGTTGGTGGCGTAAGAATGGCTCTCATCGTCGACGACGATCATGAGGATGGTCAGTGGGTCGCATTCCCCACTCGAGAACAACACGAGTCGGCTGTGTTTGAAATGGTCGTTGCCGGTCGTTTGACTGATGAGCAAGTCCCGGAGAAGCCACGGAAGGGACGTCGTCGCGGTCGCAAGTCGAGTCCACGGAAAAAGACCGACAATGTTGCGATCATGATGGTGGAAGCGGGAGCGACGGAAACCGTTGTCGATCGCGTCAACGATGGTGCACCTGCCCCTACCGAGTCCATCGTCGCTGAGGGTATTGAGGCAGCAAAGCCCTTCATTGCCGAACTGTGTGGCGCTCAGCAGGCTCTTCGTCAGGCTGTTGACCCTGAGACCGAAGAGTTTCCTCTGTTCCCACCCTATGGGGCGGATATCTTGGCCGCTGTCGATTCTGAGTCCAAAGGGCGCATCAGCGACATCATGTCCATTGCCGATAAGCAAGAACGTGATGAAGCCCTCGCGTCAGACATGGATGACACGGTTGAGGCTTTGCTTGAGGAATTCCCGGAGCGTGAAGCGGAGATTCGTGCCGCCCATAACGCCGTAACAAAAGAGGTTGTCAGGTCGCGGATTTTGGCTGATGGTTTCCGCATCGATGGCCGCGGCGTCGAGGATATCCGGGATCTCGATGTCGAGGTTGATCTTGTTCCTCGTGCCCACGGCTCCTCGCTGTTCCAGCGCGGTGAAACCCAGATTCTCGGGGTAACGACGTTGGATACGCTGAAGATGGAGCAGCAGGTCGATTCCCTGGGACCCGTCGATCACCGTCGTTATATTCACCACTACAACTTCCCGCCTTATTCCACTGGTGAGACGGGCCGTGTCGGTTCCCCGAAGCGCCGTGAGATTGGGCATGGTGCGCTAGCAGAACGTGCTCTGATGCCCATGATTCCGTCCCGCGATGATTTTCCCTACACCATCCGTCAGGTTTCAGAGGCCCTGGGCTCGAACGGTTCTACTTCGATGGGGTCGGTGTGTGCATCGACGTTGTCCCTGTACAACGCTGGTGTTCCGCTGAAGGCCCCGGTTGCAGGTATTGCAATGGGCCTCGTGTCTGGTGAAGTTAACGGGAAAATGACATACGTCACCCTCACCGATATCTTGGGCGCTGAAGACGCGTTCGGCGATATGGACTTCAAGGTCGCGGGCACGGAGGACTTTATTACCGCGCTACAGCTGGATACGAAACTCGACGGCATCCCGTCGGATGTTCTTGCTGGTGCGTTGAAGCAGGCTCGAGAGGCTCGCCTCGAAATCCTCAACACGATGGCTGAGGTGATTGATGAGCCTGACCCGATGAGTGATTACGCCCCGCGCATCACGACGATCTCTGTGCCGGTCTCGAAGATCGGGGAAGTCATCGGCCCTAAGGGTAAGAACATTAATCAAATTACGGAAGATACCGGTGCTCGCGTGTCCATCGAGGATGACGGTACTGTGTTCATTTCCGCAACGTCCGGTGGCTCCGCTGATGCAGCGGTGGACCGGATTAATGAGATCGCCAATCCTCAACTGCCTAAGGTGGGAGAGCGGTTCCTGGGCACTGTGGTGAAGACCACGGCGTTCGGGGCTTTCGTGTCAATCCTTCCGAATCGTGATGGGCTTGTGCACATCTCGAAGCTTGGTGGCAAAAAGCGCATCGAGAAAGTCGAGGATGTTGTGAAGGTCGGTGACAAGCTTGAGGTGGAGATCGCCGACATTGATAACCGAGGCAAGATCTCGTTAGTCCCCGTGGATGACTAA
- a CDS encoding 4'-phosphopantetheinyl transferase family protein: MHPQERAYVGDAVPLRRAQFADARACARNALTDLTGHDHADTVIAKGERGMPLFPHGIVGSLTHTTGFRAAVVARTNTLKSIGVDAEVAKPLPDGVSNVVLTPRDLQNIAAVRQHGQQDVQHNKSDPRFSSTEKILETVVFSAKEALYKSWFPLTHVFLDFAEADIELRHDGTLTASVHHDAACGTVPRTIPGRWMVSSGYVVTSTWITPIA; encoded by the coding sequence TTGCATCCCCAAGAACGCGCTTATGTCGGCGACGCTGTGCCGCTCAGACGGGCGCAATTCGCTGATGCGCGCGCGTGTGCCAGAAACGCTTTAACGGATCTCACCGGCCATGACCATGCTGACACTGTCATTGCGAAGGGCGAGCGTGGAATGCCACTCTTTCCCCACGGCATCGTCGGATCGCTGACTCACACGACAGGTTTCCGCGCAGCGGTCGTCGCGCGTACAAATACGTTGAAGTCCATCGGCGTGGACGCAGAAGTAGCCAAGCCACTACCTGACGGTGTGTCCAACGTTGTTCTCACCCCTCGCGATCTGCAAAATATCGCTGCTGTGCGACAACATGGACAACAGGATGTGCAGCACAACAAGAGCGATCCACGGTTTTCGTCGACAGAAAAGATCTTGGAAACAGTGGTCTTCTCGGCGAAGGAGGCGCTGTATAAATCGTGGTTCCCGCTAACTCACGTTTTTCTCGATTTTGCCGAGGCAGACATTGAACTCCGCCACGACGGAACATTGACTGCCTCCGTCCATCATGATGCGGCTTGTGGAACAGTTCCCCGGACGATACCGGGGCGATGGATGGTCAGCTCAGGGTACGTCGTGACAAGTACGTGGATTACGCCGATCGCCTAG
- a CDS encoding tRNA pseudouridine synthase B: MTSHDVVSAIRRLMRTRKVGHAGTLDPAATGVLILGIERGTKFMTHLVADTKSYDATIRLGFATTTDDAEGKPIPYPYNADDNYAQAAEHPLISLATRERLSLLLSEPDRINQACEQLTGDILQRPSSVSAIKVNGRRAYDLVRSGETVSLPPRPVTVSSFVIRNVRKAPIDVGDDAVTVIDLDVTVDCSSGTYIRALARDLGEILGVGGHLTALRRTRVGSFSLDNAKTLDQLRDEQSLSEQRIRDEQLTGETPRASLSYSLDQAITRAFPIRHLSDDEATAVSMGKRIPASDLEDVYAGVSADGHAIALMKNEGKIAKTVFVARPATLS; encoded by the coding sequence ATGACGAGCCACGATGTCGTCTCGGCGATTCGTCGCCTGATGCGGACGCGCAAGGTTGGGCATGCGGGGACGCTCGATCCAGCGGCAACCGGCGTCTTGATCCTTGGAATTGAGCGCGGCACAAAATTTATGACGCACTTAGTGGCGGACACGAAGTCGTACGACGCCACGATCCGCCTCGGGTTCGCCACCACAACGGATGATGCAGAAGGCAAACCGATCCCCTACCCCTATAACGCTGATGACAATTACGCCCAAGCCGCCGAGCATCCTCTCATTAGCCTGGCCACCCGCGAGCGACTATCACTGCTGCTCTCTGAACCGGACCGGATAAATCAGGCCTGCGAGCAACTCACCGGCGATATCCTGCAACGGCCGAGCAGCGTCAGCGCCATCAAGGTGAACGGCCGTCGTGCCTATGACCTCGTACGGTCTGGTGAAACAGTTTCCCTTCCCCCACGGCCCGTCACCGTCTCCAGCTTTGTTATTCGCAATGTGAGAAAGGCCCCCATCGACGTTGGGGATGATGCTGTCACCGTAATCGACCTCGATGTCACCGTCGATTGTTCGTCGGGCACCTACATTCGCGCGCTCGCGAGGGACTTGGGCGAAATACTGGGAGTCGGGGGACATCTGACGGCACTTCGTCGCACACGCGTCGGCTCTTTTAGTCTCGATAACGCCAAGACACTCGACCAATTGCGCGACGAGCAATCCCTAAGCGAGCAGCGGATTCGCGACGAACAGTTGACCGGCGAAACTCCACGGGCATCGCTTAGCTATTCCCTCGACCAGGCCATTACCCGGGCGTTCCCCATCCGGCACTTAAGTGACGACGAAGCCACCGCGGTCTCGATGGGGAAACGTATTCCTGCGTCGGATCTGGAGGATGTCTACGCGGGGGTGTCAGCCGATGGACACGCTATAGCTTTAATGAAGAACGAGGGGAAGATAGCGAAAACGGTGTTCGTCGCCCGCCCGGCAACCCTCTCATGA
- a CDS encoding ABC transporter ATP-binding protein, which produces MLSVRELTIRFPSEAGTVHAARGVDFDLYPGRTLGIVGESGSGKSVTSLAVMGLLPDSAAISGSIKLDGRELIGMNDKDMSAIRGKDIGMIFQDPLSSLTPVFNIGEQIVEAIQCHSPMSKADAWKRAIELLDMVGIPEPHKRVKAFPHEFSGGMRQRVVIAIAIANNPRILIADEPTTALDVTVQAQILDLIKVAQRETGAATIMITHDMGVVAETADDVLVMYAGRPVERADVSSIFHNPKMPYTIGLLESTPRVDKQAGGALPTIPGHPPMLIDLPQGCPFAARCPVVIDKCREKEPLAIPLDDNPDHNTACFRSHEVVDQRIDNTRMYPPPVLADDILAGTPRSERSTVLSVTNLRKEFPLLKGALVKRRVGTVHAVRGVDIDIKQGECFAIVGESGSGKTTTLLEIMDLNPPDGTAIELCGESAARFTRKSRLKARQNIQIVFQDPMGSLNPRMTVREIITEPLKSLGFDGDINERVTELMKLVGLNAAHIDRFPSAFSGGQRQRIGLARALATNPALIVLDEPVSALDVSIQAGMINLLDDLKRRLGLSYLFVAHDLSVVRHISDRVAVMYQGEFVEQGNTDDIFDNPQHQYTKKLLAAIPIPDPHAAHDRPVHTVDAE; this is translated from the coding sequence ATTCTCTCCGTCCGTGAACTCACCATTCGTTTCCCCTCGGAGGCGGGAACCGTTCACGCCGCCCGCGGTGTTGATTTCGACCTATATCCAGGACGTACTCTGGGGATTGTTGGTGAATCCGGATCGGGTAAATCCGTCACTTCTCTGGCGGTGATGGGCCTCTTGCCTGACTCAGCTGCGATTTCTGGGTCAATCAAACTTGATGGCCGCGAGCTCATAGGTATGAACGATAAAGACATGAGCGCGATCCGTGGAAAAGACATCGGCATGATCTTCCAGGATCCGCTGTCGTCTCTGACCCCCGTGTTTAACATTGGTGAACAAATTGTTGAAGCCATTCAGTGCCATTCCCCCATGTCGAAGGCTGATGCCTGGAAGCGCGCTATTGAGCTACTCGATATGGTTGGCATTCCGGAGCCGCACAAGCGTGTGAAGGCCTTTCCGCATGAGTTTTCCGGTGGTATGCGTCAGCGTGTCGTCATAGCCATTGCGATCGCTAATAATCCGCGCATACTCATTGCCGACGAGCCCACCACTGCTTTGGATGTCACCGTCCAGGCACAGATTCTGGATCTGATCAAAGTGGCGCAGAGGGAGACAGGCGCTGCGACGATCATGATCACGCACGATATGGGCGTCGTCGCGGAAACGGCCGACGACGTGCTTGTCATGTATGCCGGTCGGCCCGTCGAACGCGCCGATGTGTCGTCGATATTTCACAACCCAAAGATGCCGTACACGATTGGACTGCTGGAGTCGACTCCCCGTGTGGACAAACAAGCGGGAGGAGCACTCCCCACTATCCCTGGGCACCCGCCCATGCTGATCGATCTCCCGCAGGGGTGCCCCTTTGCTGCTCGATGCCCTGTGGTTATCGACAAGTGCCGGGAGAAAGAGCCACTCGCGATCCCCCTCGACGATAACCCCGACCACAACACAGCCTGCTTCCGATCCCACGAAGTTGTTGATCAAAGAATCGACAATACGAGGATGTATCCGCCTCCTGTTCTCGCCGATGACATTCTCGCCGGCACTCCACGTAGCGAACGATCGACAGTGTTGTCTGTGACGAACCTCCGCAAGGAGTTCCCGTTACTCAAGGGTGCACTCGTTAAGCGTCGTGTGGGTACGGTTCACGCTGTCCGTGGCGTCGATATCGACATTAAACAAGGCGAATGCTTTGCGATCGTCGGCGAATCGGGATCCGGGAAAACAACCACACTGCTAGAGATCATGGATCTGAATCCGCCGGACGGAACTGCGATCGAACTGTGCGGAGAATCCGCGGCACGTTTCACGCGGAAGTCACGTCTGAAGGCGCGTCAGAACATACAAATTGTCTTCCAGGATCCTATGGGGTCTCTCAACCCGCGCATGACCGTGCGCGAGATCATTACCGAGCCATTGAAGAGTCTTGGTTTCGACGGGGACATTAACGAGCGCGTGACCGAGTTGATGAAGCTTGTTGGTCTCAACGCTGCGCATATCGACCGCTTCCCCAGTGCGTTCTCTGGTGGTCAGCGGCAACGAATTGGTCTTGCCCGCGCCTTGGCAACAAATCCCGCGCTCATCGTCCTGGACGAGCCAGTCTCTGCCCTCGACGTTTCGATTCAAGCCGGGATGATCAATCTTCTCGACGACCTCAAGCGTCGGCTAGGTCTTTCCTACTTGTTCGTTGCTCACGATCTGTCCGTCGTTCGACATATCAGCGATCGTGTCGCGGTGATGTACCAAGGAGAGTTCGTCGAACAGGGAAATACCGATGACATTTTCGACAACCCCCAGCACCAATATACGAAAAAGCTGCTGGCCGCTATCCCGATTCCGGATCCTCACGCAGCGCACGACCGACCCGTCCACACTGTGGATGCCGAGTAG